The sequence below is a genomic window from Deinococcus humi.
GGGGTTGGGAACGTCGGTCTTGCGCTCATCACTCATGCCCCAGTCTGTCCCAGGACCCCCTAAGGCGGATACGCGCCGCCTTCCCGGTTTCTTGAGGCTCCATGAACATTCGCCCAACCCAGTCAGCCCGGTCAGATTCGGCAGCCTCAGCTCAGCAGCAGCAACACTTCCCCGTGGCCCTCTTCCTGCGCCAGATCGGCGGCGCTGCGTCCATCCCCGGTGAGGCTCTCAGGGCGCGCCCCGTGCCCGAGCAGCAGCGCAACGAGTTGCGCGTTGCCGTTCTGCGCCGCGCCCATCAGCGGCGTGAAGCCGTCCTGCTGTGCCGCGTTCACGTCGGCCCCCGCCTCCACCAGCGTCCGGGCCAGCTCGGTGTGGTTGCCGGCCACCGCCGAATGCAGCGGTCCCACCCGCATGGCGTTCTGGCTGACCGCGTTCACGTCCGACCCGCGCGCAAGGAGCAACGCCGCCACCTCCGCCTGCCCGAAAAAGGCCGCGAGGCCCAGCGGCGAGAAGCCGTCGGGACTGACCGCGTTCAGCAGCGCGGCGTCCGCGTCAAGCAGCGCCCCCACGCGTCCCGCCTCGCCGACAGCTGCCGCCTCGAAGACGTTCAGCGACGCACCCTCCTCCACCAGCACGCGAGCCATCTGAGGGTGATGGTAATAGGCGGCGAACAGGACCGGAGACACGCCCATGGGGCTGACGGCCTCCAGCAGGGCGCGGTCCTGCTGAATCAGTTCACGCACCGCCTGCCCATCGTTGGCGCGGATGGCCAGGAACAGTTCCTTTTCGGAGGCGGTGGTCATGTTAATTCCTGGCCCGGACCACCACGGCGATGCCCATGCCGCCGCCGATGCACAGGCTGGCGACGCCGGTTTCCTTGCCGGTGCGCCGCAACGCGTGGACCAGCGTGACCAGCACCCGCGCCCCACTCGCGCCGATGGGGTGGCCCAGCGCGATGGCACCGCCCGTGATGTTCACCTTCTCCGGATCCGCGCCCAGATCGCGCACCACAGCCAGCGACTGCGCGGCGAAGGCCTCGTTCAGCTCCAGCAGGTCCACGTCGTCCAGCCCCAGCCCGGCCCGCTCCAGTGCGATAGGAACGGCCTTCGCCGGGCCAATGCCCATCACTTTCGGATCGACGCCGATGGCCGCGTAGCTGCTGATCTCGGCCAGCACACTCAGGCCGTTGGCCTGCGCGTAGTCCTCGGTGGTCACGGCCAGCATCGCCGCGCCGTCGTTCAGGCCGCTGGCATTGCCCGCCGTCACGCTGCCGTCCTTCTTGAAGGCGGGGCGCAACTTCGCCAGCGCCTCCGCGGAGGTGGCCCGCGGGTACTCGTCCGTATCGAAAGTGGTGGGGCCTTTCTTGCCAGGCACTTCCACCGCCACCAGCTCGTCGGCAAAATGCCCGCCCGCCAGCGCGGTGGCCGCCCGGTTCTGGCTTTCCAGCGCGAAGGCGTCCTGCTCCTCACGGGTAAGGCCCCACTGCGCGGCGATGTTTTCCGCCGTGATGCCCATGTGATAGTCGTTGAACACGTCGGTCAGGCCTTCACTCAGGATGCTGTCCAGCGCCTGCGCGTGGCCCAGCCGGTAACCCTCGCGGGCGCGGGGCAGCAGGTACGGGGCGCGGCTCATGGACTCGGTGCCGCCCGCCAGATACAGTTTGCCGTCGCCGGACTTGAGGCCCTGTGCGGCGCTGATGACGGCCTGCAGGCCGCTGCCGCACACGCGGTTGACCGTCAATCCCGGTACATGGTCCGCCAGCCCAGCGCCCAGGGCCACCTGCCGCGCCACGTTCATGCCCACACCCGCCTGCAACACGTTGCCCACGATCACGTCGGCGATGTCGTCGCCGGGCAATCCAGCGGCGGCCGCCCGCGCCGCCGCCACGCCCAGCTCGGCGGCGGACACGTCCTTCAGCCCGCCCAGAAAGCTGCCAATCGGCGTGCGCCGGGCCGCCACGATCACGATCTTCGTTCCGTTGTGAGTCATGGCCTGAGTCTAGCGGGACAGGCCACAGAAGGGGTTGGACCGCCCTTGAGGCTCCGGTCCAGTTGCCCCCAGCATCCGCGCCTACATTACGCTCGCGCCCTCGCGCAACAGAATCGGCCCGTCAAAGGCGGCGGGCAGCCATTCGGTCTGTTCGTGAATGGCCTGGGGCGGGCAGGACCGCAGACAGGCCATACAACCGGTGCAGGCGCTGAGATTCAGCAGCAGGCTGACGCTGCCGTCATCCCCTATCTCGCGGTCTATGGCGTCGGTGGGGCAGACGTTGTGGCAGACCGGACAATCGATGCAGGTATCGTCCACCACGGGTGCGGGCCAGTGAACCGGGGCCTGAGGGGCGGGGGCGGGCTTGAGGCTCAGCCTGCGCCACTTCCACTCCTCGGGCGTGCGCTCCTCCGGTTCGCTCCAGTCCACGAAGGGCAGGGGCGACTCGGGGATGCTCTGGGCCAGTTGCGCCTTGCCCGCCCGGAACAACGCCCCAAAGGCCCCCCGGCGGGAGACCCGCACGGCCCGCTCGGCGTCCTCGGGGGTGGCGGCGCGCACGGTCACGCGGGCCGGACGGCCGGTGGCCGCGCGGAGCAACCCGGTCTCGGCCACCACCGCTTCCAGGCGTTGCGGCACATTCGGCGCTCCCACCGGACACGTTTCACACTCGCCGTGGATCAGGGTCAGCGGCGTGCCCCACGCGCCCGCTGCCGACAGCACCGCCGGGGTCACGCGGCCCAGACAGGGCAGTTGCGGGCCGCCCGCGCCGCTCTGCGGACAGGTCAGGCTGGCCTCGCCCTCTCCCGCCGCGGCGCCGTCCTCGGCCTTCTGATCGCGCACGTTCTGCAGTGTAGGCTGAAGGCCGTACTCCAGCGCCCCCGTGGGGCACGCCTGCACGCAGATGCCGCAGCCGGTGCAGGCGTCGGCGTCAATCTGGATGGCCGACCCCACCAGGCCGGTCAGGACGGCGTTGTGCGGGCAGACGTCGCGGCAGATATCGCAGCCGCCCACCGCCTGACGTTCCAACAGGCAACGCGGCGGCGTGTAGCGCGGGACGAGGTTGCCCGAGTCGTCGAGGCGGGAAAGGAGGCCCTGAAGCATGGGTGGAGTCTACGCGGGGAGCGGCAGAGACAAGAGGAGCCAACTCCCGATGAGACGGCTTCCCTGAAAGAGCAGGCCCAGCGCGGTCACCATGCAGGGAACACGCAGGGCCACGAGGCTCCCGGGGACGTGGAATGCCATCCCGCGCCCATTAGACTCCTGCCCATGACCCCTTCCCGCCTGTCCGGCTGGCTGCTGGCCCTGCCCGCGCTGGTCTTCACGGCGCTGCTGCTGGCGGTGCCCCTGGGGCGCACGCTGGCCGAGGGCGGCGTGCAGGCCGGCGTGTGGCGCGATCCGTACTTCCTGGGCCGTCTGGGCTGGACACTGGCGCAGGCGGGCGGCACGGCGCTGCTGGCGCTGCTGATCGGTGCGCCGCTGGCCTATCTGCTCTCCAGGGCGGACCTTCCGGGCAAGGGGCTGTTCATGCGGTTGCTGCTGCTGCCCTTCGTGACGCCCACCCTCGTGGCGGTGCTGGGCCTCTCGGCGCTGCTGGGGCCGCGCGGCTGGCTGACAACGCTCACCGGGGTGGACCTCAGCGACACGCCCGCACTGATCATTCTGGGCAACCTGTTTTTCAATCTGCCGGTGATGATTCGCCTGGCCCACGGCGGTTTCTCGCGCGTGCCCCCTCACCTGATCGGCGCGGCGCGGACGCTGGGCGCGAACAGCTGGCGGGCGGCGCTGGGCGTGGCGCTGCCGCTGGCCCTGCCCGGTCTGGCGGCGGGACTGGTGCTGGTGTTCCTGTACTCGGCCCTGAGCTTCGGGCTGCCACTGGCGCTGGGCGGCGAGCAGTACGCGACCCTGGAGGTAGAGATCTACACCCTGACCGCCCTGCAACTGCGGCTGTCGGAGGCCAGCGCCCTGATCGCGGGCCAGTTGCTCCTGACGCTGATCGCCACCTGGGCCTATACCGGCCTGACGCGCGGCGGTACGGGCGTACCGGTCTCCGGCCTGCCGCCCGCGCGGGGGGGCGTCCTGGCAGGCATCCTGGGGCTGGGGGCGGTCACGCTGCTCATTTGCTTCGCGCCGCTGCTGGCCGTGGTGGCACGCGGGCTGCTGGGTTCGGGGGGGCCGACGCTGCTGTACTGGCAGGGCATCCTGACAGACCCGGACACGCCGCTGCTGCTGGGCAACACCCTGCGTTTCGGCGCGCTGGCGCTCGTGGGCGCCACCGTACTGGGCGGGCTATACGCGCTGGGGGCGTGGCTGGCGCGTTCGCGCCTTCTCGATCTGGTCTCGCTGCTGCCCCTGATGGTCTCGCCCGTCTCGCTGGCGGTGGGCTACCTGCTGGCCTATCCGGCGCTGGCGGCCACCTTGCCCATGCTAATCGCGGCCTACACGCTGCTGGCGCTGCCCCTCGTGGTGCGCTCGGTGCTGCCAGCGCTGCGTGCACTGCCCCCCCGGCTGTTCGAGGCCGCCCGCACCCTGGGCGCTGGCCCGCTGGCTGCCCAGCGCACGGTCACGCTGCCCCTGACGCTGCCCGCCCTGCGCGGCGGCGTGGCGCTGGCCCTCGCCACCGTGCTGGGCGAGTTCGGCGCCACCCTGGTGCTGACCCGCCCGGAGTGGGCCACCCTGAGCGTGGGCCTGTATGACCGTCTGGGCCGCCCCGGCGAGCGCAATCTGGGTGAGGCGTGCGCGCTGGCCACCGTGCTGCTGCTACTGTCCGCGACGGCCTTCACGGTGCTGGACGGTGGCGAAGGAGAGGTCACGTGATGCTGCCGCTTTGCACCGTGCGGGCAGGTCAGCGCGTAGTTTGGGCGCTAGCTTGAGGAACGTGCTGCCCCCCGCCCTCACCACCCACCACCTGTCCAAGGCCTTCGGCTCCGTGCAGGCAGCCCACGCTGTCTCCCTGACCGTGGCGGCGGGCGAGACCCTGGCCCTGCTCGGCCCCAGCGGCTGCGGCAAGAGCACGGTGCTGCGGATGGTGGCGGGACTGGAACGCCCGGACGCGGGGCGGGTGGAAATTGGCGGGCGCGACGTGACCGCCCTGCCCCCGGAGGCGCGGCACACGGGGCTGGTGTTTCAGGATTACGCGCTGTTTCCGCACCTGAGCGTGCTGGACAACGTGGCCTACGGTCCCCGCATGCGCGGCGCAGCGCGGGCGGAGGCGCACGGGCGGGCACAGGAGGCGCTGACCCTGGTCAACCTGCCGGAGCTGGCAACCCGCAAACCGGGGCAACTGTCCGGCGGCCAGGCACAGCGGGTGGCACTGGCCCGCGCGCTGGCGACCAATTCGCCGCTGCTGCTGCTCGACGAGCCGCTGAGCAACCTGGACGAACGCCTGCGGGCCGAACTGCGAAGCGACTTGCGCGACCTGTTCAGGCGCGTCGGCGCGGGCGTGCTGCTGGTCACGCATGATCAGCGCGAGGCCCTGGCGCTGGCCGGACAGGCGGCGGTGATGCGGGCCGGGCAGATCGTGCAAACGGGCGCGGCCCGCGAGGTCTTCGATCGGCCTGCCACAGCCTGGGTGGCCGCGTTCCTGGGCTGGGCGAATGTGCTGGAGCGGGACGGCGGGCAGGCGCTGCTGGTTCCCGAAAAGGCTGTCCTGCTGGGCAAGGGCGACATGTTCACACTGACTTCCCGCCACGCCACAGAAGCGGGCGAGACGGTCACGGTGGCGCATCCGCTGGGACAGCTGACCCTGAACCTGAGCGCGCGCGAAGTGGGACTGATCGACGGGCAGGGTCTGCGGCTGGAGGTGGCCATGACGCAGGTCCAGGAAGTGATAGATGACCGCGCCTGACGTGGGTAACATACTGTAGTGGTAACGACAAACCCGGCATCAATCCCCTGGAGGAAACCGATGAACAGAACGCGGTGGAAACGGAACCTGGGCCTCACGGCAGCCCTGCTGGGCACCCTGGCGGGCGCACAGACCTACAGCGGCCCGAAAGCTGTGGTGTACATCGGCGACAGGTGGTGCCGGGGCGGTTACTGCTCGGGCAGCGTCTACAACGCCTTCGACGAGGCCATGAACAAGGCGCTGACTGCCAGTGGATACGTGGAGGCTGTTCGCAAGGAGGGCGCGCCGCTTGAGCTGGCCGGCGGCGTCACCAGCGTCAGCGGCACCGGGAGCGTTTGCCTGCCCATCGTGGGGTGCCTGAGTGGCAAGACGGTGCGCGCCAGCATGGAACTGACCGACACAGCCAGCGGCACGGTCAAATGGAATGAGAGCTGCGAGGGCACCAGCGGCGGCGTCAGCACTTGGGGCTGGTGGGGCGGCAGCGTGTACCTCGACAGCGATGAAGGCAAGGCAGTGGCCGACTGCGCCGGGAAACTGGTGCAGAAGCTGACGGCCAGCGGCGTGCTGACTCCGTATCTGGGCCAGACGGGAGCGGTCAAGACGGTGGCTGCGCCTGCGACGGCTCCGGCGCCCGCCGCACCCCC
It includes:
- a CDS encoding ankyrin repeat domain-containing protein, which encodes MTTASEKELFLAIRANDGQAVRELIQQDRALLEAVSPMGVSPVLFAAYYHHPQMARVLVEEGASLNVFEAAAVGEAGRVGALLDADAALLNAVSPDGFSPLGLAAFFGQAEVAALLLARGSDVNAVSQNAMRVGPLHSAVAGNHTELARTLVEAGADVNAAQQDGFTPLMGAAQNGNAQLVALLLGHGARPESLTGDGRSAADLAQEEGHGEVLLLLS
- a CDS encoding acetyl-CoA C-acetyltransferase, which translates into the protein MTHNGTKIVIVAARRTPIGSFLGGLKDVSAAELGVAAARAAAAGLPGDDIADVIVGNVLQAGVGMNVARQVALGAGLADHVPGLTVNRVCGSGLQAVISAAQGLKSGDGKLYLAGGTESMSRAPYLLPRAREGYRLGHAQALDSILSEGLTDVFNDYHMGITAENIAAQWGLTREEQDAFALESQNRAATALAGGHFADELVAVEVPGKKGPTTFDTDEYPRATSAEALAKLRPAFKKDGSVTAGNASGLNDGAAMLAVTTEDYAQANGLSVLAEISSYAAIGVDPKVMGIGPAKAVPIALERAGLGLDDVDLLELNEAFAAQSLAVVRDLGADPEKVNITGGAIALGHPIGASGARVLVTLVHALRRTGKETGVASLCIGGGMGIAVVVRARN
- a CDS encoding 4Fe-4S binding protein — translated: MLQGLLSRLDDSGNLVPRYTPPRCLLERQAVGGCDICRDVCPHNAVLTGLVGSAIQIDADACTGCGICVQACPTGALEYGLQPTLQNVRDQKAEDGAAAGEGEASLTCPQSGAGGPQLPCLGRVTPAVLSAAGAWGTPLTLIHGECETCPVGAPNVPQRLEAVVAETGLLRAATGRPARVTVRAATPEDAERAVRVSRRGAFGALFRAGKAQLAQSIPESPLPFVDWSEPEERTPEEWKWRRLSLKPAPAPQAPVHWPAPVVDDTCIDCPVCHNVCPTDAIDREIGDDGSVSLLLNLSACTGCMACLRSCPPQAIHEQTEWLPAAFDGPILLREGASVM
- a CDS encoding ABC transporter permease, giving the protein MTPSRLSGWLLALPALVFTALLLAVPLGRTLAEGGVQAGVWRDPYFLGRLGWTLAQAGGTALLALLIGAPLAYLLSRADLPGKGLFMRLLLLPFVTPTLVAVLGLSALLGPRGWLTTLTGVDLSDTPALIILGNLFFNLPVMIRLAHGGFSRVPPHLIGAARTLGANSWRAALGVALPLALPGLAAGLVLVFLYSALSFGLPLALGGEQYATLEVEIYTLTALQLRLSEASALIAGQLLLTLIATWAYTGLTRGGTGVPVSGLPPARGGVLAGILGLGAVTLLICFAPLLAVVARGLLGSGGPTLLYWQGILTDPDTPLLLGNTLRFGALALVGATVLGGLYALGAWLARSRLLDLVSLLPLMVSPVSLAVGYLLAYPALAATLPMLIAAYTLLALPLVVRSVLPALRALPPRLFEAARTLGAGPLAAQRTVTLPLTLPALRGGVALALATVLGEFGATLVLTRPEWATLSVGLYDRLGRPGERNLGEACALATVLLLLSATAFTVLDGGEGEVT
- a CDS encoding ABC transporter ATP-binding protein, translated to MLPPALTTHHLSKAFGSVQAAHAVSLTVAAGETLALLGPSGCGKSTVLRMVAGLERPDAGRVEIGGRDVTALPPEARHTGLVFQDYALFPHLSVLDNVAYGPRMRGAARAEAHGRAQEALTLVNLPELATRKPGQLSGGQAQRVALARALATNSPLLLLDEPLSNLDERLRAELRSDLRDLFRRVGAGVLLVTHDQREALALAGQAAVMRAGQIVQTGAAREVFDRPATAWVAAFLGWANVLERDGGQALLVPEKAVLLGKGDMFTLTSRHATEAGETVTVAHPLGQLTLNLSAREVGLIDGQGLRLEVAMTQVQEVIDDRA